A single region of the Pontimicrobium sp. SW4 genome encodes:
- a CDS encoding NYN domain-containing protein, which produces MDIKLAVLIDGDNIPSAYVKEMMEEIAKYGNPTIKRIYGDWTKPHLSKWKNMLLENAITPIQQYGYTTGKNATDSAMIIDAMDILYSQKVDGFCLVSSDSDFTRLATRLREAGMKVYGIGEKKTPNPFIVACDKFIYIEILKHQKSEDESASGETSEDSKDDYDKITPKDIHFIATTISDLADDDGWAFLGDVGSLLQKKQPNFDSRNFGFEKLTPLIKSIGKFEIERREDYKGRSKLVYVKNKPKPARRSRGKK; this is translated from the coding sequence ATGGATATTAAATTAGCAGTACTTATTGATGGTGACAACATTCCATCGGCTTATGTGAAAGAAATGATGGAAGAAATTGCTAAATACGGTAACCCCACCATTAAGCGTATTTATGGTGATTGGACGAAACCGCATCTTTCCAAATGGAAAAATATGCTGTTAGAAAATGCCATTACACCTATACAGCAATACGGTTATACCACAGGAAAGAATGCTACAGATTCGGCGATGATTATCGATGCGATGGATATTCTCTATTCTCAAAAAGTAGATGGTTTTTGTTTGGTGTCCAGTGATAGTGATTTTACGAGATTAGCAACACGCTTACGTGAAGCAGGCATGAAGGTGTATGGAATTGGTGAAAAGAAAACGCCTAATCCGTTTATTGTAGCTTGTGATAAGTTTATCTATATAGAAATTTTAAAACATCAAAAATCTGAAGATGAGTCAGCATCTGGTGAGACTTCAGAGGACTCTAAAGATGATTATGATAAAATAACACCTAAGGATATCCACTTTATTGCAACAACCATTTCTGATTTAGCGGATGATGATGGTTGGGCTTTTTTAGGGGATGTTGGAAGTTTGTTACAAAAAAAGCAACCCAATTTTGATTCTAGAAACTTCGGTTTTGAAAAGTTGACACCACTTATTAAATCTATTGGTAAATTCGAAATTGAACGACGTGAAGATTATAAAGGGCGTTCAAAATTAGTATACGTAAAAAATAAACCAAAGCCAGCAAGACGTTCACGCGGAAAAAAGTAG